The DNA region AACACACCGGCGATGGCCATGAAGATGGTCGGCAAGGGCTCGCAGTACGCGCTCGTGTTTGTCGACAAGGATGGGGAATCGTTTGACGGCTCGCAGAACTACAAGCTTCACATTCCAGCGAACGCCCCGGCCAAGAATTTCTGGTCGATCGTCGTCTACGATCCGCAGACACGCTCCGAACTCCAGACCAGCCAGCCCTTCCCCAGCAAGAACAACACGGGTGACAAACTTGTCGAAAACGCCGATGGCTCGGTCGATCTCTACTTCGGCCCCAAAGCTCCCGAGGGCAAGCAAGCCAACTGGATCGCCACCGTCCCCGAAAAGGGCTGGTTCGCTTGCTTCCGTCTCTACGGCCCACTCGAACCATGGTTCGACAAGACCTGGAGACCCGGAGACATCGAACTCGTGAAATAAGACGACGAATCATGAAGGGAGGAATTTGGGGTCGCCCAACCGAACGACGCCCACTGAGGTGTCGCAACCTAGTTAAGGGCAATCCCTTGCGCCTCTTGGACCGGTGGACCTCTGGCTGGATGTCCCCGAGCTCAGGGAAGTAGCCTCCGGCCAAACAGCTGTGTACCCGCATCACACTGCCGGACAAGCCGGACAGTGGCACCCAAGCAGTGCCACCCGCCGCTGGGTGTGCTGGCGATAAATGGTTCCTTTTCAGGAGACCGGTGGGAGGCCGTGGTTAAGCAGTTGGAGATCGCTGCATCTCAGCAGGCCAAATGGGGATCGATTAAGCTAAGCACTAGCATCAAGCTCCAGGGTGCGCTTGAGACATGGGCCAGCTACGCAGACTTCGGTAGCGACATAGTGCGACAGCGATTCCTTTTATCGCTCTCACTCGGACTAAGCGAGACCGGCTATGCGCATTGAACGCTTATTTGAACGAATTCCTCCTGCCGAACTGTACGCAATTGGGCCGATTGATTGCGTTGATCGTGATGAGTGTGAACAAGTTGGAAGTTCGAAGAGCACTGTGTTTCCTTCCCATACCGATGGAGCATTTGTCTGCCGCCTTCCGGAGCGCTGGACAACAAAACCTGGGCGCTACAGCGCAGTCTACGATGTAGTAAGTTGTTTTGGTTACAGCAATGACTGTTCATTGTCTCCACTACATGTCACTCGTCGGTGGGTACAGAGCGTTGAACGGGTGACAGTTAATGGCGGTGCGTCGGATTCGTCGTTTCTAGTAGACCCGCTTCGGCAAGGGCCCAGCATCCTGATGCAAGAGTCTGCGCACGGCATCGCAACACTGGGACTTCGCGGCTTCGCGAGTAGTGCGGCTCCTTATGATGCAGACAACTCATCCGGCACATGTCCCGGCCCGTTGAGCGTTCTCTGCGGCCGCGTTCCAGCTCCAATGACCACACGCACTCTTTCAATAGCGTTTGAAAACACATGTCCGTTTTGTGGGACTGGACCGATTGTTTGCCCAGTGTGTCATCACATACAGTGGTCGTGCGAGAAGTGCGATGAACAGGTGTTCCGTAATGCACTAGCTCAGCCTAGTCGTCCCGACGTACGGGAGAATCAACGCCGTGATTTTGCGGACGTTTTTCCGGAGACAAGTGTTCCCAATCGAGTTGGGTCCGTAATTGAATGGGAATCGCTTTCGAATGAGCACGATGTCTTTGATGGCGATGTGTTTCGAAGTGAGCACGTTTGCGAAGTGCTTATGCAGATTCATGGTCCAGTTCGTGTTTATCCCATGCAGTTGCACTTTGGTGGGGGGCTTGTCGGATACACTTATTCAACAGCAGAGCAGGTGTAATACACCCGACGGGCAATCGGGGGACGGGCGCGGGGGACAGAAAAGGGGACATTCTACTTATTGACGGCGGCCTAGGCGCCGACTAGCCTGCACGGATGCCCCGCACCTCCCGCGCCTCGGCCGGCAACGTCTGCTACCACGTGCTGAACCGTGGCAACGCGCGGATGACCGTCTTCCACAAAGACGAAGACTACGCGGCGTTCCTCAAGCTGCTCGGCGAGGCCAACGAGCGGGTTTCGATGCGGCTGCTGGCCTTCTGCCTGATGCCCAATCACTTTCATTTGGTCGCCTGGCCGCGACGCGACGGCGACCTCAGCCGCTGGATGCAGTGGCTGCTCACCGCCCACGTGCGCCGCTACCACCGCCACTACCGTTCGTCGGGCCACGTCTGGCAGGGGCGGTTCAAGGCGTTCCCGGTCGAGTCCGACGACCACCTGCTGACGGTCATGCGCTACGTCGAGCGCAACCCGATTGCGGCCAAGACAATCCCAATCCGCAAGGCGCAGAACTGGCCCTGGTCGTCGGCGGGCCGGCCCCCGAGGGGGACCGAACCGGTAGCGCTCGATCCGGGCCCGGCGCCCCGGGGAGCGTCGTGGCCCGAATGGGTGAATCAGCCGCTCGACGAGCAGGAGCTGGCGGAGCTGCAAATCAGCCTCGAGCGGGGCCGCCCGTACGGCGGCCCCGATTGGCAGCGCTCGACCGCCGGCAAGCTGGGGCTAGAGTCAACGCTCCGCCCCCGCGGCAGGCCCAGGAAGAAAACGCAGTAAAGTAGAATGTCCCCTTTTCGTTGCCCTTTTCGTTGCCAAGCGGGGGTTGTGGGAGATTTTGAGGATGGGTTTCCCCGGGGAGGCCCCGGGGGGGCCGGGTCATCGACGTGGCGGGCGGGCTGCGGGGACCGGCATACGACGAGACCCCCCCCCCCCTGGAAGCACCGCAACGTAGTGGCCCCAAAGGCGCCCAGG from Pirellulimonas nuda includes:
- a CDS encoding transposase is translated as MPRTSRASAGNVCYHVLNRGNARMTVFHKDEDYAAFLKLLGEANERVSMRLLAFCLMPNHFHLVAWPRRDGDLSRWMQWLLTAHVRRYHRHYRSSGHVWQGRFKAFPVESDDHLLTVMRYVERNPIAAKTIPIRKAQNWPWSSAGRPPRGTEPVALDPGPAPRGASWPEWVNQPLDEQELAELQISLERGRPYGGPDWQRSTAGKLGLESTLRPRGRPRKKTQ